The following are encoded together in the Weissella soli genome:
- the pstC gene encoding phosphate ABC transporter permease subunit PstC — MDEIREALTKTSTATKKDRFGRVVSLSALTVIVIVVLSIFWFVASKGLATFFTNHVNLWDFLTGTKWAPGQTDAAGHPYTGAAPMIVGSFLVTLLSALIATPFAIGTAIFMVEISPKRGSKVLQPVIELLVGIPSVVYGFIGLTVIVPVMRTIFGGSGFGILAGALVLFVMILPTVTSMTVDTLRAVPRHYRESALALGATRWQMIYKVILRSATPGILTAIVFGMARAFGEALAVQMVVGNAALMPQSLTTPAATLTSVLTQGIGNTVMGSLDNNVLWSLALILLLMSLVFNLVIRAIGKKGAM, encoded by the coding sequence ATGGATGAAATCCGTGAAGCATTAACAAAGACATCAACTGCGACCAAGAAAGATCGGTTTGGTCGGGTGGTATCTTTGTCGGCTTTGACAGTAATTGTAATCGTCGTATTATCGATTTTCTGGTTCGTAGCCTCAAAGGGCTTAGCCACATTCTTTACTAATCATGTAAACTTGTGGGATTTTTTAACCGGTACCAAGTGGGCACCGGGACAAACTGATGCGGCTGGTCATCCCTATACGGGTGCTGCACCAATGATCGTTGGTTCGTTTTTGGTAACGCTGTTATCGGCATTGATTGCGACGCCGTTCGCGATTGGCACAGCCATTTTTATGGTTGAAATTTCACCAAAACGTGGATCAAAGGTGCTACAACCAGTTATCGAGTTGTTGGTCGGAATTCCTTCAGTTGTTTATGGATTTATTGGTTTGACGGTCATTGTGCCAGTTATGCGCACAATTTTTGGCGGTTCTGGCTTTGGAATTTTGGCTGGTGCCTTGGTCTTGTTTGTCATGATTTTACCAACGGTGACTTCCATGACCGTTGATACGTTACGGGCAGTCCCTCGTCATTACCGTGAATCAGCGCTGGCATTGGGTGCGACGCGGTGGCAGATGATTTACAAGGTTATCTTGCGGTCAGCCACACCTGGTATTTTGACAGCGATTGTCTTTGGGATGGCGCGGGCATTTGGTGAGGCGTTGGCCGTACAAATGGTTGTTGGTAATGCGGCATTGATGCCACAAAGCTTAACGACGCCAGCCGCTACCTTGACGTCAGTGTTGACACAAGGCATTGGAAACACGGTTATGGGTTCACTTGATAACAACGTTTTGTGGAGTTTAGCTTTGATCTTGTTGTTGATGTCATTGGTATTCAATCTGGTTATCCGTGCGATCGGTAAGAAGGGAGCTATGTAA
- a CDS encoding phosphate ABC transporter substrate-binding protein PstS family protein → MKRKWLMSAVVVVAATGLLAWGFNTRSQTSGVNINAVGSTALQPLVEAAGEEYQISHKGIFINVQGGGTGTGLAQVQAGAVDLGNSDLFAQEKDGIKAEKLVDHRIAVVGITPLINKSAGVKKLSKQQLIQIFTKKVTNWNQVGGKNLKIVLVNRVTGSGTRATFEKWGLDGHSAADAQEQDSSGTARSIVATTPGAISYAAFSYVDSTVVAPMIDGVAPTEKNVETGQWPIWSYEHIYTLGKPKAAVQGFLNYLQSKKIQTTVVPKLGYISIQNMKIERTVDGKITNVK, encoded by the coding sequence ATGAAGCGCAAATGGTTAATGAGTGCCGTTGTAGTAGTAGCTGCAACGGGACTGTTGGCTTGGGGATTTAACACGCGGAGTCAGACTTCGGGTGTTAATATCAATGCCGTTGGTTCAACAGCGTTACAACCACTGGTTGAAGCCGCTGGTGAAGAGTACCAGATTTCCCACAAAGGAATCTTTATTAATGTTCAAGGTGGTGGAACTGGTACCGGATTGGCCCAAGTACAAGCTGGTGCCGTTGATTTAGGTAATTCAGATTTGTTTGCCCAAGAAAAAGACGGTATTAAGGCTGAAAAGTTAGTTGATCATCGGATTGCCGTCGTTGGAATTACACCGCTGATTAATAAGTCAGCCGGGGTTAAGAAGTTGAGCAAACAACAACTTATTCAAATTTTCACTAAGAAGGTGACTAATTGGAATCAAGTTGGTGGTAAGAATTTAAAAATTGTCTTGGTGAATCGTGTCACGGGTTCTGGAACGCGGGCAACCTTTGAAAAATGGGGCTTAGATGGTCACAGTGCTGCTGATGCACAAGAGCAAGATTCTTCAGGAACTGCTCGTTCAATTGTTGCAACCACACCAGGCGCCATTTCATACGCCGCATTTTCATATGTAGATAGTACCGTTGTGGCCCCCATGATTGATGGTGTCGCACCAACTGAGAAAAACGTTGAAACTGGTCAGTGGCCAATTTGGTCATACGAACACATCTATACATTAGGCAAACCTAAAGCCGCAGTGCAAGGCTTCTTGAATTATTTGCAATCTAAGAAGATTCAAACGACTGTTGTCCCAAAGTTGGGCTACATTTCAATTCAAAATATGAAGATTGAACGTACAGTCGATGGGAAAATTACAAACGTTAAGTAA
- the pstA gene encoding phosphate ABC transporter permease PstA → MLNAKRVDKIASAVLYGIAGFVVIVLAALLGFILYRGIPHLSWHFLTSPAKAFESGGGIGIQLFNSFYLLLITMIISFPIALGSGIYLNEYASKKSRVIGFVRTAIEILSSLPSVVVGLFGFLLFVVQFNFGFSLLSGAVALTFFNLPLLTRSVEESLRQIPNLQREAGSALGLSRWETVGHVILPAALPSIVTGVVLSAGRVFGEAAALIYTAGQSAPALDFTDWNPFNVSSPLNLMRPAETLAVHIWKINSEGIMPDAAAVSAGASAVLILAVLLFNVLARYLSKVLYQRLTSSK, encoded by the coding sequence ATGTTAAACGCAAAACGTGTTGATAAAATTGCCAGTGCCGTCCTGTATGGTATCGCGGGCTTCGTTGTCATCGTCTTGGCAGCCTTGTTGGGATTCATCCTATATCGCGGTATTCCACATCTCTCATGGCATTTTCTAACCTCACCAGCCAAGGCCTTCGAATCTGGTGGTGGTATTGGTATCCAGCTCTTTAACTCATTTTATCTGCTATTGATTACCATGATCATTTCATTTCCAATTGCCTTGGGATCAGGCATCTACTTAAATGAATATGCCTCAAAAAAGTCAAGGGTCATCGGGTTTGTGCGCACAGCGATCGAAATTTTATCATCATTGCCATCAGTTGTTGTTGGTTTGTTTGGTTTCTTGCTCTTTGTTGTACAATTCAACTTTGGCTTCTCATTACTTTCAGGGGCGGTCGCATTAACATTCTTTAATCTACCTTTGTTAACACGTTCGGTCGAAGAATCATTGCGTCAAATTCCAAACTTGCAACGTGAAGCAGGTTCTGCTTTGGGCTTGTCACGTTGGGAGACGGTCGGCCATGTCATTTTGCCAGCCGCGTTACCTTCAATCGTGACGGGAGTTGTTTTGTCCGCGGGACGTGTGTTTGGTGAAGCCGCTGCCTTGATCTATACTGCTGGTCAGTCGGCACCCGCGTTGGACTTTACTGACTGGAATCCCTTCAATGTGTCATCACCTTTAAATTTGATGCGTCCCGCCGAAACTTTGGCTGTGCACATCTGGAAGATTAATTCAGAAGGTATTATGCCAGATGCAGCCGCTGTTTCAGCTGGCGCCTCGGCAGTGTTGATTTTGGCAGTATTGTTGTTCAACGTCTTAGCTCGCTACTTGAGTAAGGTTTTGTACCAGCGCTTGACGTCATCAAAGTAA
- a CDS encoding ATP-binding cassette domain-containing protein → MSFLELHDIYKSYFLGKEEFPVLKGINLSFDRGDFVSILGESGGGKSTLMNIIGGLDREFQGNVTINGQRLDHSKEKQMDEYRRGMIGYIYQSYNLINHLTVLENVLVSLEMTKLTNKEKHDRAMELLKQVGLETQVKKHPNQLSGGQKQRVAIARALASDPQVIIADEPTGALDSQNTQEVLAILDQIAASGKLVIAVTHSQEVADYGTRIVHLADGVIESDTRLKEGYPLQNGGVQIEDRPLPSSSSYKTAFKHLTYNWKQNSIIVLGTAIGIFAVLLFSGLGNGIKAYINDQVNSLANPNIVTVMKNVTDDKKTANTQRIEQTRQKLQTDYAHASISSDDLKKMTTVKHVKKVQGIYNFAASSLSLGSKKTTAAIQSWSVSYNEDVIKSGDKPGKNEMLLDKQTAALLTDKKAKTLIGKTINVQFTAVSKQGLPVPVTLALKVSGITDGGQAGAINAPTSATVKEALVKAGASTNYMAAVALASQTDDVKQVAKGLNQIKTDGKRAFVATTIGSILDTINTIVNLASYVLAAIAGISLIVSALMIIATMYMSVAERTKEIGILRALGESKRDIRRLFTSEALFIGLISAVIALGLAYGLGMGVLNTALYGIAKFNMVQISIGNVVFAFVIALLISFLAALLPSRKAAKLNPIDALAAD, encoded by the coding sequence ATGTCATTTCTTGAGCTACATGACATTTACAAGTCATATTTTCTCGGCAAAGAAGAATTTCCGGTATTAAAGGGCATCAATTTGTCATTTGACCGCGGTGACTTCGTGTCCATTTTGGGTGAATCTGGTGGTGGTAAGTCAACTTTGATGAATATCATTGGGGGCTTGGATCGTGAATTCCAAGGGAATGTCACTATTAACGGTCAGCGTTTGGATCACTCCAAAGAAAAGCAAATGGATGAATACCGGCGGGGTATGATCGGCTATATTTATCAGTCGTACAATTTGATTAATCATTTGACAGTTTTGGAAAATGTTTTAGTTTCATTGGAAATGACGAAGCTGACAAACAAAGAAAAGCATGATCGTGCGATGGAGCTGTTAAAGCAAGTCGGACTGGAAACGCAAGTTAAAAAGCATCCGAACCAATTGTCAGGTGGGCAAAAGCAACGAGTTGCGATTGCTCGTGCACTGGCTTCAGATCCACAAGTGATTATTGCCGATGAACCAACTGGCGCTTTGGATTCACAGAATACGCAAGAAGTTTTGGCAATCTTGGACCAAATCGCGGCATCTGGCAAGCTGGTCATTGCTGTCACGCACTCACAAGAAGTCGCCGACTATGGTACACGCATCGTTCACTTAGCAGATGGTGTCATTGAATCTGATACCCGCTTGAAGGAGGGCTACCCACTTCAAAATGGTGGTGTTCAAATCGAGGATCGCCCCTTGCCAAGTTCTTCGAGTTATAAGACGGCCTTTAAGCATTTAACGTATAACTGGAAGCAAAACTCAATTATTGTCTTAGGAACAGCGATTGGTATTTTCGCAGTGCTTTTGTTCTCAGGTTTGGGTAATGGAATTAAGGCGTATATTAATGATCAAGTCAATTCATTAGCGAATCCAAACATCGTGACCGTCATGAAGAATGTGACTGATGATAAAAAGACGGCGAATACACAACGGATTGAACAAACCCGCCAAAAGCTACAAACAGATTATGCACATGCTTCCATTTCAAGTGATGATTTGAAGAAGATGACCACGGTTAAACATGTCAAGAAAGTACAAGGAATTTATAATTTTGCGGCCTCATCATTAAGTCTTGGTTCAAAAAAGACGACAGCTGCCATCCAATCATGGTCAGTTTCTTACAACGAAGATGTCATTAAATCTGGTGATAAGCCTGGTAAAAATGAAATGTTGTTAGACAAGCAAACTGCGGCATTATTGACTGACAAAAAAGCGAAAACTTTAATTGGCAAGACGATTAACGTCCAATTTACGGCGGTATCAAAGCAGGGCTTGCCAGTGCCAGTTACTTTGGCCTTAAAGGTCAGCGGTATTACGGATGGCGGTCAAGCAGGGGCGATTAACGCACCAACCAGTGCGACTGTGAAGGAAGCCTTGGTGAAGGCTGGGGCATCAACAAATTACATGGCTGCAGTTGCCTTAGCAAGTCAGACGGATGATGTAAAACAGGTTGCGAAGGGCTTGAATCAGATTAAGACTGATGGCAAGCGGGCCTTCGTTGCCACAACCATCGGCAGCATTCTGGATACCATCAATACGATTGTCAACCTCGCCTCGTATGTCCTGGCGGCAATTGCTGGTATCTCGTTGATTGTGTCAGCGTTGATGATTATTGCAACGATGTACATGTCAGTTGCAGAACGTACCAAGGAAATTGGGATCTTGCGCGCCTTAGGTGAAAGTAAGCGTGACATTCGTCGTTTGTTTACCAGTGAGGCGCTCTTCATCGGTTTGATTTCAGCCGTGATTGCGTTAGGCTTGGCCTACGGATTAGGTATGGGTGTCCTAAATACCGCCCTATATGGTATTGCCAAATTTAACATGGTTCAAATTTCAATTGGTAATGTCGTCTTTGCCTTTGTGATTGCCTTGTTGATTTCTTTCTTAGCGGCACTATTGCCAAGTCGCAAGGCTGCTAAGTTGAATCCCATCGACGCACTAGCTGCTGATTAA
- a CDS encoding DUF2969 family protein: MASRNKAIDVEINDLGGNLSEVKINKVRLGTIDEAQKNIKVNFENKTAVTAKSFDEAVELLISEYNLHH, from the coding sequence ATGGCTTCACGAAATAAAGCAATTGACGTTGAAATTAATGACTTGGGTGGTAACTTGAGTGAGGTAAAGATCAACAAGGTGCGTCTTGGGACCATCGACGAAGCACAAAAAAATATCAAGGTTAATTTTGAAAATAAGACAGCAGTCACAGCTAAGTCATTTGACGAGGCAGTTGAGCTGTTGATTTCAGAATACAATCTACACCATTAA
- the proC gene encoding pyrroline-5-carboxylate reductase: MLTIGFIGAGHMAQAMIKGWRDLAEVRQIVYAPNSGAAVAEQLQIEAVASIEETFMQSDLLILAMPPKALAEVAPTLQMLLMLAPQKIITSVLGGVSISSLQAALGSQAQIVRTLPNVNVAEKEGYTAIAFAGTLDAATRGAVFGLFTYFGRADELPEEQFGAISALAGSGPAFVAAFVNALSAAAVAQGIESEVADKVALQMVNGTMKVLSKHEQTPTEFAHSVMTPGGSTAAGWSTLESEGFAKTIAKTIAATMQKNSEFD; encoded by the coding sequence ATGTTAACAATTGGCTTTATTGGTGCTGGGCACATGGCTCAGGCAATGATTAAGGGGTGGCGTGATCTCGCTGAGGTACGGCAAATCGTTTATGCGCCCAACTCTGGTGCAGCGGTGGCGGAGCAGTTGCAGATTGAAGCCGTGGCCTCAATTGAAGAGACCTTCATGCAAAGTGATTTACTCATTTTGGCCATGCCACCAAAGGCTTTGGCTGAAGTTGCACCAACCTTGCAGATGTTGCTGATGTTGGCACCACAAAAGATCATCACGTCTGTTTTGGGGGGCGTATCAATTAGCAGTCTGCAGGCTGCTTTAGGAAGTCAGGCCCAAATAGTCCGGACATTGCCCAATGTTAATGTCGCAGAAAAAGAAGGTTATACAGCAATTGCCTTTGCAGGAACGTTGGATGCGGCCACACGGGGCGCGGTCTTTGGGTTGTTTACCTATTTTGGTCGGGCTGATGAATTACCAGAAGAGCAATTCGGGGCAATTAGCGCTTTAGCAGGATCGGGGCCCGCCTTTGTGGCCGCCTTCGTGAATGCTTTGAGTGCGGCGGCCGTGGCGCAAGGGATTGAATCCGAAGTAGCTGACAAGGTTGCTTTACAAATGGTTAACGGGACGATGAAGGTGCTAAGTAAGCATGAACAAACGCCTACAGAATTTGCGCATAGTGTGATGACGCCAGGTGGTTCAACGGCCGCTGGATGGTCAACCTTAGAGTCTGAAGGCTTTGCAAAGACCATTGCTAAGACGATTGCAGCGACAATGCAAAAAAATTCTGAATTTGATTGA
- the pstB gene encoding phosphate ABC transporter ATP-binding protein PstB, with product MAEKLLTTENVRLYYHDKEALHGINLDYDKYGITALIGPSGSGKSTYLRALNRMHDLTDYVTVTGTFLLDGVDIYAPTMDTVDLRKKIGMVFQQPNPFPFSIYDNVAFGLRTAGEKNKSVIDEKVETSLKQAAVWDEVKDNLHKSALSLSGGQQQRVSVARALATSPEILLLDEPTSALDPVSAHLVENTLIELRDKYTMIIVTHSMSQASRISDRTAFFMSGDLIEVGDTKQIFMNPEKQETQDYISGRFG from the coding sequence ATGGCAGAAAAGTTATTAACAACAGAAAATGTACGGTTGTATTACCACGATAAAGAAGCGCTACATGGCATCAACTTGGATTATGACAAGTATGGTATCACTGCTCTAATTGGTCCTTCTGGCTCAGGAAAGTCAACGTACTTGCGTGCCTTGAATCGGATGCACGATTTGACTGATTATGTGACCGTGACGGGGACATTTTTGTTAGATGGCGTTGACATATATGCACCAACCATGGATACAGTTGACTTACGTAAGAAAATTGGCATGGTCTTTCAACAACCTAATCCTTTCCCATTTTCAATCTATGATAATGTAGCCTTTGGGTTGCGTACGGCTGGTGAAAAGAATAAGTCAGTGATTGATGAAAAAGTTGAAACTAGTTTGAAGCAAGCTGCCGTCTGGGATGAAGTTAAAGATAACTTGCATAAGTCAGCGTTATCATTGTCAGGTGGACAACAACAGCGTGTGTCAGTTGCCCGTGCTTTGGCGACTTCGCCAGAAATCTTGCTGTTGGATGAACCAACATCAGCCTTGGATCCGGTTTCAGCGCACTTGGTGGAAAACACCTTGATTGAATTGCGTGACAAGTACACAATGATTATTGTGACGCACTCAATGTCACAGGCTTCTCGTATTTCAGATCGAACTGCTTTCTTTATGAGTGGTGATTTAATTGAAGTGGGTGATACGAAGCAAATTTTCATGAACCCTGAGAAGCAAGAGACTCAAGACTATATTTCTGGTCGTTTCGGATAA
- a CDS encoding TetR/AcrR family transcriptional regulator encodes MKREEKKALTRQQLIKATLAAIANEEDIELKNIARAAGISVVTLYKYFPSKQALLEQAAIFQFEIIANHVQEIMNQTEIDFPVRMDQFHTFLADYHMRYANSDKNNPIYDIFVNSPILQAEYRTRLAALWQIIIDAGRDAGYINRTISDTALRLYIEMYLSYFHDPDKIALVRSTPKLDEEFDALFFFGLAGTVTRNETDNTLDFFKKPKHS; translated from the coding sequence ATGAAACGAGAAGAAAAAAAAGCCCTCACAAGGCAACAACTGATTAAGGCCACGTTGGCCGCCATTGCCAATGAAGAAGATATTGAGCTCAAAAATATTGCCCGCGCTGCTGGTATTTCAGTCGTCACGTTATACAAGTATTTCCCTAGTAAGCAAGCACTACTAGAGCAAGCTGCCATTTTTCAATTCGAAATCATCGCCAACCATGTCCAGGAAATCATGAACCAAACAGAGATCGACTTTCCAGTGCGTATGGATCAATTCCACACCTTCCTCGCTGATTATCACATGCGCTATGCCAATAGCGATAAGAACAATCCAATCTATGACATCTTTGTGAATTCACCAATACTACAAGCTGAGTATCGAACACGGCTGGCAGCCCTATGGCAAATCATTATTGATGCGGGGCGTGACGCTGGCTACATCAATCGCACAATTAGTGATACAGCGCTCCGTCTATACATTGAAATGTATCTTTCATACTTTCATGATCCTGATAAAATCGCCTTAGTCCGTAGCACACCTAAGTTGGACGAAGAATTTGACGCCCTCTTCTTTTTTGGTTTAGCAGGGACTGTCACTAGAAATGAAACTGACAATACGCTGGATTTTTTCAAGAAGCCAAAGCATTCATAA
- the pepV gene encoding dipeptidase PepV: protein MMTNWRLESLKYEDALLTDLKEMLAINSVRDDAAATEDAPLGPGPKEALLKFEEFAQRDGFKVGDYKNLVAYAELGDPDAEESLVVVGHLDVMPAGDGWTKDPFTPVIEDGRLYARGSSDDKGPSFTAYYALKLLKDLNLPLKRKIRVVMGIDEESDWTGMDEFFAAEGQPTMGFSPDAEFPIINGEKGNVSIEVKFDGTNDGSYKLVSFEAGSRPNMVPGTAKAVVETADTALATQLAERLTAYLANESRVKADAEVEDNRVALTFYGKQVHGAMPETGENAGTYLANFLKDFDFGANAKGYLNFLGDAVHDDTTAVKIGAVKHDDLMGDLSMNVGIQRFAADEEGYVNLNFRYPKNTNPAEIEAAVKTGFADDFAATTSQAAHNMAPHYVPGDDPLVATLLKVYREHTGLPAGEQVIGGGTFGRLFERGVAFGAMFEGVPDTMHQADEFYPVADLTRAMAIFAQAMYELAND, encoded by the coding sequence TTGATGACAAATTGGCGTTTAGAATCATTGAAATATGAAGACGCTTTGCTAACAGATTTAAAGGAAATGTTGGCAATTAATTCAGTTCGAGATGATGCGGCTGCTACTGAAGATGCGCCGTTGGGACCAGGTCCAAAGGAAGCTTTGCTTAAGTTTGAAGAGTTTGCCCAGCGTGATGGTTTTAAGGTGGGCGACTACAAGAACTTGGTGGCTTATGCTGAATTGGGTGACCCTGATGCAGAGGAGTCATTGGTGGTGGTTGGTCACTTGGATGTGATGCCCGCCGGTGATGGTTGGACGAAAGATCCATTTACGCCAGTTATTGAAGATGGGCGTCTATACGCCCGTGGTTCATCAGACGATAAAGGGCCTTCATTCACGGCCTACTATGCCTTGAAGCTATTGAAGGACTTGAACCTGCCTTTGAAGCGTAAGATTCGTGTGGTCATGGGCATCGATGAAGAATCTGATTGGACGGGTATGGATGAATTCTTCGCGGCTGAAGGTCAACCAACTATGGGCTTCTCCCCAGACGCTGAATTCCCAATCATTAACGGTGAAAAGGGAAATGTTTCGATTGAAGTGAAGTTTGACGGTACAAATGATGGTTCATACAAGCTAGTTTCATTTGAAGCCGGTTCACGACCTAACATGGTGCCTGGAACTGCCAAGGCTGTTGTTGAAACAGCGGACACGGCTTTGGCTACCCAGTTGGCTGAGCGCTTAACAGCATACTTGGCTAATGAATCACGGGTTAAGGCAGATGCTGAAGTTGAGGACAATCGCGTGGCGTTGACTTTCTACGGTAAGCAAGTTCACGGCGCCATGCCAGAAACTGGTGAGAACGCTGGAACATACTTGGCTAACTTCTTGAAAGACTTTGACTTTGGTGCGAATGCTAAGGGGTACCTAAACTTCTTGGGGGATGCCGTGCATGATGACACAACAGCCGTGAAGATTGGCGCTGTCAAGCATGATGATTTGATGGGTGACTTGTCAATGAACGTTGGTATCCAACGTTTTGCGGCTGATGAAGAAGGTTACGTGAACTTAAACTTCCGTTATCCTAAGAATACAAATCCAGCCGAAATCGAAGCAGCCGTGAAGACCGGCTTCGCAGATGATTTTGCTGCCACAACCAGTCAAGCAGCCCACAATATGGCACCACACTACGTGCCTGGTGATGATCCATTAGTGGCCACTTTGTTGAAGGTTTATCGTGAGCACACCGGTTTGCCAGCTGGCGAGCAGGTCATCGGTGGGGGAACATTCGGACGCTTGTTTGAACGTGGTGTTGCCTTTGGGGCCATGTTTGAAGGGGTGCCAGATACGATGCACCAGGCGGATGAATTTTACCCAGTTGCTGACTTGACGCGTGCGATGGCAATCTTTGCACAAGCCATGTACGAACTAGCAAATGACTAA
- the pstB gene encoding phosphate ABC transporter ATP-binding protein PstB, with protein sequence MSENSGLVFDDVMPERYIMNMDESKHEVALSTNDLKVYYGDNLALQDADLKFERFKITSLIGASGSGKSTFLRSLNRMNDDVATVKGNIMYRGIDINSKAVDVYEMRKHIGMVFQRPNPFAKSIYENITFALKQHGIKNKAVLAERVETSLKQAALWDEVKDDLYKSALELSGGQQQRLVIARAVAMQPDILLLDEPASALDPISTSKIEDTLLELKDKYTIIIVTHNMQQAARISDYTAFFHLGQVIEYDQTRKIFTRPKVQRTIDYVNGNFG encoded by the coding sequence ATGAGTGAAAATTCAGGATTGGTATTCGATGATGTGATGCCTGAGCGTTACATCATGAATATGGATGAATCAAAGCATGAGGTGGCTTTATCTACCAATGATTTAAAAGTATACTATGGTGATAATTTAGCTTTGCAAGACGCCGATTTGAAGTTTGAGCGGTTTAAGATTACATCATTGATCGGTGCTTCTGGGTCAGGAAAGTCAACTTTCTTACGTTCATTGAACCGAATGAATGACGATGTGGCGACGGTTAAGGGTAATATCATGTACCGTGGTATTGATATTAATTCTAAGGCCGTCGATGTTTACGAAATGCGTAAGCACATTGGCATGGTGTTCCAACGGCCAAACCCATTTGCTAAGTCAATTTATGAAAATATTACCTTTGCCTTGAAGCAACATGGCATTAAGAATAAAGCCGTCTTAGCTGAGCGGGTTGAAACTAGTCTTAAGCAAGCTGCTTTATGGGATGAGGTCAAGGATGATTTGTACAAGTCAGCTTTGGAATTATCGGGTGGTCAACAACAACGGTTGGTCATTGCGCGAGCCGTTGCCATGCAACCAGACATTTTATTGCTTGATGAGCCGGCATCGGCCTTAGATCCAATTTCAACGTCAAAGATTGAAGATACATTGTTGGAATTAAAAGATAAGTACACAATCATCATTGTGACGCATAATATGCAGCAAGCGGCTCGTATTTCAGATTACACGGCCTTTTTCCATCTCGGTCAAGTCATTGAATACGATCAAACACGTAAGATTTTCACGCGGCCGAAGGTTCAACGAACTATCGATTACGTGAATGGAAACTTTGGTTAA
- a CDS encoding FtsW/RodA/SpoVE family cell cycle protein, translated as MNKQADRGVIDWNIVFAVLMLAIIGLASIYVAATHDTGSVSVTRMVTMQGLWYVIGIIAVAVIMQFDSERLWRVAPYVFSIGTFLMVAVLIFYSKTYYVETGGKSWFAIGGLTFQPSEIMKPAFILMLGRVITAHNVQHPEHSWNSDRLLLGKIALWTAPIILLVLAQHDFGTMLVFLAIVFGMTLVSGISWKILGPIIFTGAAVGITAILFVTQTWGRHILEKFGFEAYQFARIDAWMNPQSDTTNTGYQLWQAMTAIGSGGLTGTGFNVSNVNVPVRESDMIFSVIGENFGFVGALLLLVLYFYLIYHIFQVVNDTSNQFYAYVASGVVMMLLFHIFENIGMNIGLVPLTGIPLPFISQGGSALVGNMIGIGLVMSMRYHNRSYTLSTHEGFS; from the coding sequence ATGAATAAACAAGCAGATCGAGGCGTCATTGATTGGAATATTGTCTTTGCGGTTCTGATGCTCGCGATTATCGGTTTAGCCTCAATTTATGTGGCGGCAACGCATGATACGGGAAGCGTCAGTGTGACCCGGATGGTGACCATGCAGGGGCTGTGGTACGTTATCGGTATTATTGCCGTTGCTGTAATTATGCAATTTGATTCTGAACGGTTGTGGCGCGTGGCGCCGTACGTTTTTTCCATTGGGACTTTCTTGATGGTCGCGGTGTTAATTTTTTACAGCAAGACCTACTATGTTGAGACCGGTGGTAAATCATGGTTTGCAATTGGTGGGCTGACCTTTCAGCCATCAGAAATTATGAAACCCGCCTTTATTTTGATGCTTGGTCGCGTCATCACGGCACATAATGTCCAGCATCCAGAACACAGCTGGAATTCTGATCGGTTGCTATTGGGTAAAATCGCGCTTTGGACCGCGCCAATTATTCTATTGGTTTTGGCCCAACACGATTTTGGAACTATGTTGGTGTTCTTAGCGATTGTCTTTGGCATGACCTTGGTATCAGGTATTTCTTGGAAAATTTTGGGACCCATCATTTTTACGGGTGCCGCGGTCGGTATTACGGCCATTCTATTCGTCACGCAAACCTGGGGCCGACACATTTTGGAAAAGTTTGGGTTTGAGGCATACCAGTTTGCCCGTATCGATGCCTGGATGAACCCACAAAGCGACACAACCAATACGGGCTATCAATTATGGCAAGCGATGACGGCGATTGGCTCAGGCGGTCTCACCGGGACTGGCTTCAACGTTTCAAACGTTAATGTGCCTGTTCGTGAGTCGGATATGATTTTCTCAGTTATTGGAGAAAACTTTGGTTTCGTAGGTGCTTTGTTATTACTAGTCCTATACTTTTATCTGATTTACCATATTTTTCAGGTCGTCAATGATACATCAAATCAGTTTTATGCGTACGTTGCATCAGGGGTGGTGATGATGTTGTTATTCCACATTTTTGAAAATATTGGGATGAACATTGGTTTGGTGCCATTGACTGGTATCCCGTTGCCATTCATTTCACAGGGTGGATCAGCCTTAGTGGGAAATATGATCGGGATCGGTTTGGTGATGTCGATGCGCTATCATAACCGATCTTATACACTATCAACGCACGAAGGATTTTCATAA